A single genomic interval of Sphaerodactylus townsendi isolate TG3544 linkage group LG08, MPM_Stown_v2.3, whole genome shotgun sequence harbors:
- the TTC14 gene encoding tetratricopeptide repeat protein 14 isoform X1 — translation MERDLLRQALGFHGPALLSLLRTEQHDNPDFRGLLPPGGAGLETLPPARKERGIENVEIQHFIAKKADLLFSHSWKTNVPTTAEASEENEDYYATMPPLEQFMDIPSAERRELFFRDIERGDIVIGRISSIREFGFFMVLFCLRSGVIREVADLEITALCPLRDVPSHSSHGDPLSYYQTGDLIQAAIKDIDRYHEKLTVSLHSSALSPSLASTKLGVLSSEDLPVHYRRSIEISSSLETFEKVLQHSLGFANPAVVECLVGKLGLSESSPPSLMRRLQSKNFNEEDFAPALRKRQSASWALKCVKIGVDYFKEGRHVDAMNEYNKALEIDAQNVEALVARGALYATKGSLNKAIDDFEIALENCPTHRNARKYLCQTLVERGGQLEEEDKLLNAESYYKKALSIDETFQEAEDALSKLRKQMQVILYFLLVD, via the exons ATGGAGCGGGACTTGCTCCGCCAGGCGCTCGGCTTTCACGGGCCCGCGCTGCTTTCTCTCCTCCGCACCGAGCAGCACGACAACCCCGACTTCCGCGGCCTGCTGCCGCCCGGGGGGGCCGGTCTCGAGACGTTGCCTCCTGCCAG gaaggaaagaggaatagaaaatgttgaaatACAACATTTTATTGCGAAAAAAGCTGATCTCCTTTTTTCGCACTCTTGGAAGACAAATGTGCCAACGACAGCAGAAGCAAGTGAAGAAAATGAAG ATTATTACGCTACCATGCCTCCTTTGGAGCAGTTCATGGATATTCCCAGTGCAGAGAGGAGAGAGCTGTTTTTCCGTGATATCGAACGTGGGGACATAGTGATTGGAAGAATTAGTTCTATTCGGGAGTTTGGTTTTTTCATGGTGCTGTTCTGCCTGCGAAGCGGCGTCATTCGAGAGGTGGCAGATTTAGAAATCACT GCTCTTTGTCCATTGAGAGATGTGCCTTCCCATAGCAGCCATGGTGACCCCTTATCATATTATCAAACTGGTGACCTCATCCAAG CCGCAATCAAGGATATTGATCGCTACCATGAGAAGCTCACGGTATCGCTGCACAGCTCTGCTCTTTCTCCCAGCCTAGCAAGTACCAAATTAGGAGTACTCAGCTCAGAAGACTTGCCTGTGCACTATAG GAGAAGCATTGAAATATCCAGTAGTTTGGAAACATTCGAAAAAGTTCTGCAACACTCCTTGGGTTTCGCCAATCCAGCAGTCGTGGAGTGTCTGGTAGGCAAACTGGGACTGAGTGAATCCAGCCCACCATCCTTAATGAGAAGACTCCAAAG caaAAATTTCAACGAAGAGGATTTTGCCCCTGCCTTGAGAAAAAGACAGTCTGCCTCGTGGGCCTTAAAATG CGTAAAGATTGGTGTGGATTATTTTAAAGAGGGCCGCCACGTGGATGCCATGAACGAGTACAACAAAGCCTTGGAGATTGACGCACAAAACGTTGAAGCCTTAGTAGCCCGTGGAGCCCT ATACGCCACAAAAGGAAGCCTAAATAAGGCAATCGATGATTTTGAAATCGCTTTAGAAAACTGTCCCACCCACAGGAACGCACGGAAGTATCTCTGCCAAACCCTTGTTGAACGAGGAGGCCA GTTGGAAGAGGAAGACAAGCTGCTAAATGCTGAGAGCTACTACAAGAAGGCTTTGAGCATAGATGAGACATTTCAAGAAGCCGAGGATGCCTTGTCGAAACTTCGTAAGCAGATGCAGGTGATACTTTACTTTCTCTTGGTGGATTGa